A single Nostoc sp. PCC 7107 DNA region contains:
- a CDS encoding ATP-dependent helicase — MSDTNFTATVPLESAQTELSHSSPVLSLSEKILAIRNSLRQGQQQMADWESGPLAVSAVPGAGKSTGMAAAAAIAIARQYERLAQSRSSVHRQLVVVTFTRSAAANIKAKIRQYLRDNLSLPQTGFAVYTLHGLALNIASRYPDLSGLELENLTLITPSQSHRLIRTAVEQWINNNPEKYFRLLEGQQFDGEETERLRRQSVLRTEVLPDLATTVIHEAKSSGIWPEQLQEWSQQTSDEYEILSIAAGLYEQYQNLMRSRDFIDYDDMILAALRVLENDSARRIEQNQVFAVFEDEAQDSSPLQTKLLEILASDSAEGAGEYEENILLSTQHRLNAPLPLTALNLVRVGDPNQAINSTFTPADPIYFRQFCEECDRMTKLATMNQAGRSTRIIIAAANFALEWVNSFYGAKNRKSPHVTTSFPFRSQTIYPVSTNDPQKNANPAPEGKGLELYTPRDIHHTVELLAKRVVELFTPDPANTRAAVLVRENRQGRWLAEMLAPVCKEHKITLYDVGERDRRSHVPQEILGLLQFCDRPHSPDYLKAALEVLVQRQLIPTQDLNALASLPEEFLYPGPLAAPQAEPVEKAAHLCRSLLRARMELPLYQLISFLALALNYDQAELATADKLAERVNQQIAGGSSMGAMLATLSEIVSSERFEPVETEDLEAHYTRPNQLTIITMHKAKGLDWDYVFIPFLHENLIPGRFWVPPQSQFLGDFTLSEVARAQIRTALHGESGIPDVSQAWEQAKHLKTAEEYRLLYVAMTRAKRLLWMSAAQKAPFTWSKPNNLQEQAPCPVFPALKRQFPESVEV; from the coding sequence ATGTCAGACACAAACTTTACTGCGACTGTACCTTTAGAATCTGCCCAAACGGAATTATCTCATTCATCGCCTGTTTTGTCTTTGAGCGAAAAAATATTAGCCATCCGCAACAGCTTGCGCCAGGGACAACAACAAATGGCCGATTGGGAATCGGGGCCATTAGCTGTTTCTGCGGTTCCGGGGGCTGGAAAATCTACAGGTATGGCGGCGGCGGCGGCGATCGCGATCGCCCGTCAGTATGAACGTTTAGCGCAGTCTCGTTCCTCGGTTCACCGTCAATTAGTAGTTGTTACCTTTACGCGTTCTGCTGCGGCTAATATTAAAGCGAAAATTCGGCAATATCTCCGTGACAATTTATCTTTACCCCAAACAGGTTTTGCTGTCTATACATTACATGGCTTGGCGTTAAATATTGCCAGTCGTTATCCTGATTTATCCGGTTTAGAATTAGAAAATCTGACATTAATTACCCCTAGTCAAAGCCATCGCTTAATTCGCACAGCAGTTGAACAATGGATTAATAACAATCCTGAAAAATATTTCCGTTTACTTGAAGGACAACAATTTGACGGCGAAGAAACAGAAAGATTGCGTCGTCAATCTGTACTGCGAACCGAAGTTTTACCAGATTTAGCAACCACCGTCATACACGAAGCCAAAAGTTCTGGGATATGGCCAGAACAATTACAAGAATGGAGTCAACAAACTTCAGATGAATACGAAATTTTAAGCATAGCGGCAGGATTATACGAACAATATCAGAACTTAATGCGATCGCGCGACTTCATCGACTACGACGACATGATTCTCGCCGCTTTGCGTGTATTAGAAAATGACAGCGCCCGCCGCATCGAACAAAATCAAGTTTTCGCAGTCTTTGAAGACGAAGCCCAAGATTCTAGCCCCCTTCAGACAAAACTTTTAGAAATTTTAGCTTCTGATTCGGCGGAGGGAGCAGGGGAGTATGAGGAGAATATCTTACTCAGCACTCAGCACAGGCTAAACGCCCCGCTACCGCTAACAGCACTCAATTTAGTCAGAGTTGGTGATCCTAACCAAGCGATTAACTCCACCTTTACACCAGCTGATCCGATTTATTTTCGGCAATTTTGTGAAGAGTGCGATCGCATGACAAAATTAGCCACAATGAATCAAGCTGGGCGCAGTACGAGAATTATTATTGCTGCGGCTAACTTTGCGCTGGAATGGGTGAATAGCTTTTATGGTGCTAAAAATCGCAAGTCGCCACATGTAACAACTTCTTTTCCCTTCCGTTCACAGACAATTTACCCTGTGAGTACGAATGACCCGCAAAAAAATGCTAACCCAGCACCAGAAGGTAAAGGACTAGAACTATACACACCGCGAGATATTCACCACACAGTCGAACTACTGGCGAAAAGAGTAGTGGAGTTATTTACACCAGACCCAGCAAATACCCGTGCGGCGGTATTAGTCAGAGAAAACCGTCAAGGTCGATGGTTAGCAGAGATGCTGGCTCCTGTATGCAAAGAGCATAAAATTACACTTTACGATGTGGGTGAGCGCGATCGCCGTTCTCATGTACCCCAAGAAATTTTAGGATTACTGCAATTTTGCGATCGACCCCACTCTCCTGATTATCTCAAAGCAGCCTTAGAGGTATTAGTACAAAGACAATTAATTCCCACCCAAGACCTCAACGCCCTAGCTAGTTTACCAGAAGAGTTTTTATATCCCGGCCCCTTAGCTGCCCCCCAAGCAGAACCAGTCGAAAAAGCGGCTCACCTGTGTCGTAGCTTACTCCGCGCCCGTATGGAATTACCGCTTTACCAATTGATATCCTTCCTCGCTTTGGCGCTAAATTACGACCAAGCAGAATTAGCCACGGCTGACAAACTTGCAGAACGAGTCAATCAGCAGATAGCTGGTGGTAGTTCAATGGGTGCAATGCTGGCGACTTTAAGCGAAATTGTCAGTTCAGAACGGTTTGAGCCTGTAGAAACCGAAGATTTAGAAGCACATTACACCCGTCCTAATCAACTCACCATCATTACCATGCACAAAGCCAAAGGGCTAGATTGGGACTATGTTTTTATTCCCTTTCTGCATGAGAATTTGATTCCTGGTAGATTTTGGGTTCCGCCTCAAAGCCAGTTTTTAGGAGATTTCACCTTATCAGAAGTCGCCCGCGCCCAAATCCGCACCGCCCTCCACGGAGAATCGGGTATACCTGATGTCAGTCAAGCTTGGGAACAAGCCAAACACTTAAAAACTGCGGAAGAATATCGTTTACTTTATGTGGCGATGACACGCGCCAAACGTTTGTTATGGATGTCTGCGGCGCAAAAAGCACCTTTTACTTGGAGTAAACCAAACAATTTACAAGAACAAGCGCCTTGTCCTGTGTTTCCAGCTTTAAAACGCCAGTTTCCTGAGTCAGTTGAAGTGTGA
- the pruA gene encoding L-glutamate gamma-semialdehyde dehydrogenase, whose protein sequence is MVLQIQTSIYEPKTQEIAKQLLSATQENRSFLASLRDQMRWDDKLLAWAMSNPGLRVQLFRFIDTLPALRSKPEIAAHLQEYLGDETVELPAALKGMLNFANPDSMPGQVAATTVSTAVETLAHKYISGENIKQVIKTVERLRKEKMAFTIDLLGEAVITEAEAQSYLERYQELIAQLVEASKNWTNVAAIDQADGEQLAKVQVSVKLTAFYSQFDPLDAEGSEERVSDRIRNLLRYAKELGAAIHFDMEQYAYKDLTLNILQKLLLEDEFRQRTDIGITIQAYLRDSEQDARNVIAWLKQRGYPLTIRLVKGAYWDQETIKAAQKHWPQPVYNDKVATDANFETITQLLLENHQYVYAAIGSHNVRSQARAIAIAESLKVPRRCFEMQVLYGMGDKLAKALVDQGYRVRVYCPYGELLPGMAYLIRRLLENTANSSFLRQNLENRPIEELLAPPDMSHAETRRRGEEDKSFVGAADTDFAEEERRKRAAQAFEGVRREFGKTYLPLINGEYVNTLDVIDSVNPSNYSQVIGKVGLISVEQAQQAMQAAKAAFPGWKKTPVKQRADILRKAGDLLEERRAELSAWIVLEVGKPVKEADAEVSEAIDFCRYYADEMERLYQGVNYDVPGETNRYIYQPRGIAVVISPWNFPLAIACGMTVAALVTGNCTLLKPAETSSIITAKLTEILVEAGIPQGVFQYVPGKGSQVGAYLVSHPDTHVIAFTGSQEVGCRIYAEAATLKPLQRHMKRVIAEMGGKNAIIVDESADLDQAVVGVVQSAFGYSGQKCSACSRVIVVESIYDAFVGRLVEATKSLNIGEADLPSTQVGPVIDANARDRIREYIEKGKAEAKLALELPSPAQGYFIGPVIFSEVPPDGIIAQQEIFGPVLAVIKVKDFAAALKVANGTNYALTGGLYSRTPSHIQQAQEEFEVGNLYINRNITGAIVARQPFGGFKLSGVGSKAGGPDYLLQFLEPRTITENIQRQGFAPIEGAD, encoded by the coding sequence GTGGTATTACAAATACAAACCAGCATCTACGAGCCTAAAACCCAGGAAATTGCTAAACAACTTTTAAGCGCTACTCAAGAAAATCGCTCGTTTTTAGCTTCCTTGCGTGACCAAATGCGCTGGGATGATAAATTACTAGCTTGGGCAATGAGTAATCCGGGTTTACGAGTGCAGCTTTTTCGCTTTATTGATACTCTCCCGGCGTTACGCAGTAAACCAGAAATTGCTGCCCATTTACAAGAATATTTAGGCGATGAAACTGTAGAATTACCAGCAGCCCTCAAAGGGATGCTCAATTTTGCTAACCCTGATTCTATGCCGGGACAGGTGGCGGCAACAACTGTCTCTACGGCGGTGGAAACATTAGCGCATAAATATATTTCTGGCGAAAATATTAAACAAGTCATCAAAACAGTTGAACGCCTGCGGAAAGAAAAGATGGCGTTCACCATTGATTTACTTGGTGAAGCTGTAATTACAGAAGCAGAGGCGCAGTCTTATCTAGAACGTTATCAAGAATTAATTGCTCAATTAGTAGAAGCATCGAAGAATTGGACGAATGTTGCGGCGATTGATCAAGCAGATGGTGAACAGTTAGCCAAAGTCCAAGTTTCTGTGAAATTAACAGCGTTTTATTCGCAATTTGACCCTTTAGATGCTGAAGGTAGTGAGGAAAGAGTTAGCGATCGCATTCGTAATTTATTACGTTATGCCAAGGAGTTAGGCGCAGCTATTCATTTTGATATGGAACAGTATGCGTATAAAGATTTAACTCTGAATATTTTGCAAAAGTTATTGTTAGAAGATGAGTTTCGCCAACGTACAGATATTGGCATAACAATCCAAGCATACTTGCGTGATAGTGAGCAAGATGCCAGAAATGTAATTGCTTGGTTGAAACAGCGCGGTTATCCGTTAACTATTCGCTTGGTGAAGGGTGCGTATTGGGATCAGGAAACTATCAAAGCAGCGCAAAAGCATTGGCCGCAACCTGTTTACAATGACAAGGTGGCGACTGATGCGAATTTTGAAACGATAACTCAGTTGTTGTTAGAAAATCATCAATATGTCTATGCTGCCATTGGTAGCCATAATGTGCGATCGCAAGCACGGGCAATTGCTATAGCCGAAAGTTTAAAGGTTCCCCGCCGTTGCTTTGAAATGCAGGTGTTGTATGGAATGGGGGATAAGTTAGCGAAGGCTTTGGTTGATCAGGGTTATCGGGTGAGGGTTTATTGTCCTTACGGGGAATTATTGCCGGGGATGGCGTATCTGATTCGGCGGTTGTTGGAGAATACGGCTAATAGTTCGTTCTTGCGGCAGAATTTGGAGAATCGGCCGATTGAGGAACTACTAGCGCCGCCGGATATGTCTCACGCAGAGACGCGGAGGCGCGGAGAGGAAGACAAGAGTTTTGTGGGGGCGGCGGATACTGATTTTGCGGAGGAGGAGAGAAGGAAAAGGGCGGCGCAGGCTTTTGAGGGGGTGCGTCGGGAGTTTGGGAAGACGTATCTACCCCTAATTAATGGGGAGTATGTGAATACTCTCGATGTGATTGATTCGGTTAATCCTTCTAATTACAGTCAGGTAATTGGCAAGGTTGGCTTGATTAGTGTGGAACAGGCACAACAGGCGATGCAGGCGGCGAAGGCGGCGTTTCCTGGGTGGAAGAAAACGCCTGTGAAGCAACGGGCGGATATTTTACGCAAGGCGGGGGATTTGTTGGAAGAACGCCGGGCGGAGTTGTCGGCTTGGATAGTGTTAGAGGTGGGTAAGCCTGTTAAGGAAGCTGATGCAGAGGTTTCGGAGGCGATAGATTTTTGTCGGTACTACGCTGATGAGATGGAACGGCTATATCAAGGTGTTAATTATGACGTACCTGGAGAAACTAACCGTTATATCTACCAGCCGCGAGGAATTGCAGTGGTGATTTCGCCGTGGAATTTCCCGTTAGCGATCGCCTGTGGAATGACTGTGGCTGCTTTGGTTACGGGTAACTGTACGCTGCTCAAACCTGCGGAAACATCTTCGATTATTACTGCCAAACTCACAGAAATATTAGTTGAAGCGGGGATTCCCCAAGGTGTTTTTCAATACGTTCCCGGTAAGGGTTCGCAAGTAGGGGCGTATTTGGTAAGTCATCCTGATACTCATGTAATTGCTTTTACTGGTTCTCAAGAAGTAGGCTGTCGCATTTACGCAGAAGCGGCAACCCTGAAGCCTCTGCAAAGGCACATGAAACGAGTAATTGCCGAGATGGGCGGCAAGAATGCGATCATTGTTGATGAAAGTGCTGATTTAGACCAAGCAGTTGTCGGGGTTGTGCAGTCAGCCTTTGGTTACAGTGGGCAAAAATGCTCGGCTTGTTCGCGGGTGATAGTTGTGGAATCAATCTACGATGCTTTTGTTGGGCGGTTGGTTGAGGCGACAAAATCATTGAATATTGGCGAGGCTGACTTACCGAGTACACAGGTAGGGCCTGTGATTGATGCTAACGCCCGCGATCGCATCCGGGAGTATATTGAAAAGGGTAAGGCAGAAGCAAAACTAGCTTTAGAGTTACCATCGCCAGCCCAAGGATATTTTATCGGCCCGGTGATTTTTAGCGAAGTCCCACCCGATGGCATCATTGCCCAGCAAGAAATCTTCGGCCCTGTGTTAGCTGTAATTAAAGTCAAGGATTTCGCCGCAGCGTTGAAGGTTGCTAACGGCACAAATTACGCTTTAACTGGCGGGTTATATTCCCGTACACCTTCCCACATTCAGCAAGCGCAGGAAGAATTTGAAGTCGGCAACTTGTATATTAATAGAAATATTACAGGAGCGATCGTCGCTCGGCAACCTTTCGGCGGATTCAAACTTTCTGGTGTCGGTTCCAAAGCAGGCGGCCCTGATTACTTGCTACAGTTCTTAGAACCACGGACAATTACAGAAAATATTCAACGCCAAGGCTTTGCACCCATAGAAGGCGCAGATTAA
- a CDS encoding RuBisCO accumulation factor 1: MTDLPPNAQNPDTTGNDNAQELLRQLRQKQGNWVEWGIAIATLQKSGHNPQEIFEATGFEPIQQNQVMVGAQVYNSIEKFGASAATRSHYAIRGSDVLYELRLLTHEERAAAAELTFIHKVDLDGAREVAKAIKDYSWLRNLPDGFSAHVGDAVAYQAWKLARQNSDLAERSRLIAKGLRFAHSDSARKQLEQLLVDFTVVPKRPAPLLPFYRFDSEDELPRILPVVGKYPLTPQDLQAVPLITASEPFQIVKFAGEQAWVPLPGWQVLLNAEDPVVVLANSDRLPNQPKNRQEEILIVIDRAQREWDASSYFVVEQNGELDIQWLETEPEISILGKVIVLVRPKRIFDEEVTKEPWLIDE; encoded by the coding sequence ATGACTGACTTACCACCCAACGCTCAAAACCCTGATACCACCGGCAACGACAATGCCCAGGAGTTATTGCGTCAGCTGAGGCAAAAGCAAGGTAATTGGGTGGAATGGGGAATTGCGATCGCCACTTTGCAAAAGTCTGGACATAATCCCCAAGAAATTTTTGAAGCCACCGGATTTGAGCCAATTCAACAAAATCAGGTAATGGTTGGCGCTCAAGTTTACAATTCTATAGAAAAATTTGGCGCATCAGCAGCGACGCGATCGCACTACGCTATACGAGGTAGTGATGTTTTATATGAATTACGCCTACTCACCCACGAAGAACGGGCGGCGGCGGCGGAATTGACTTTTATTCACAAAGTTGATTTAGATGGGGCAAGAGAAGTCGCCAAAGCAATTAAAGATTACTCTTGGTTACGCAATTTACCAGATGGGTTTTCAGCTCATGTTGGGGATGCAGTGGCTTACCAAGCATGGAAATTAGCCCGGCAAAATTCTGATTTGGCAGAGCGATCGCGTTTGATTGCCAAAGGACTGCGTTTTGCTCACTCTGACTCAGCCCGGAAGCAACTAGAACAACTCCTGGTTGATTTTACTGTCGTTCCTAAGCGTCCGGCTCCCCTGTTGCCCTTTTATCGTTTTGACTCAGAAGATGAACTCCCGCGCATTCTACCTGTAGTGGGTAAGTATCCCTTAACACCACAAGATTTACAGGCTGTACCGCTAATTACAGCTAGTGAACCATTTCAAATAGTCAAGTTTGCCGGAGAACAAGCTTGGGTTCCCTTACCGGGTTGGCAAGTGCTGTTAAATGCAGAAGATCCAGTGGTAGTTTTGGCAAACAGCGATCGCCTTCCCAATCAACCGAAAAACAGGCAAGAAGAAATATTAATAGTTATCGATCGCGCACAAAGAGAATGGGATGCTTCTAGTTATTTTGTTGTGGAGCAAAATGGGGAATTAGATATTCAATGGTTAGAAACTGAACCAGAGATTTCCATCCTAGGAAAAGTAATTGTCCTGGTGCGTCCCAAGCGAATTTTTGATGAAGAAGTCACCAAAGAACCTTGGCTGATTGACGAATAA
- a CDS encoding response regulator: MDNPTLEINASRRQTATLERAKKLKILVVDDEPDNLDLLYRTFRRDFHVLKADSGINALEVLATEGEVAVIISDQRMPEMKGTEFLSKTVPQFPDTVRIILTGFTDIEDLVEAINAGQVYKYITKPWDPGELKAVVQRAAETYDLLKQRTEELRRANAQMALLSVLVQVTQAADTLESILEPIATAFSDSFTADGCILQLVEGNELAKVQGSYSRTATTINWLDKDLLVSEAIATGKVQTALNVAKEPKLAGISHYQDTGVQAHLVIPITYRNGMLGVLSLQWQQPCSLREDELNLINLSAQLVAIALTSSRCYQGTL, from the coding sequence ATGGATAATCCCACGCTTGAAATAAATGCAAGTCGTCGGCAAACAGCTACTTTAGAAAGAGCAAAAAAACTCAAAATATTGGTAGTCGATGATGAACCAGATAATCTCGATTTACTTTATCGGACTTTTCGGCGCGACTTTCATGTTTTAAAAGCTGATAGCGGTATCAATGCTCTAGAAGTTTTGGCAACAGAAGGAGAAGTAGCCGTTATTATCTCCGATCAGCGAATGCCAGAAATGAAAGGTACGGAGTTTCTGAGCAAAACTGTGCCGCAATTTCCCGATACAGTCAGGATTATCCTCACTGGCTTTACTGATATTGAAGATTTAGTAGAAGCGATTAATGCGGGACAAGTTTACAAATATATCACCAAGCCTTGGGATCCAGGAGAGCTGAAGGCAGTTGTCCAAAGAGCAGCAGAAACCTATGACTTGTTAAAACAACGTACAGAAGAATTACGCCGCGCCAATGCTCAAATGGCCTTATTGTCTGTGTTAGTGCAAGTCACCCAAGCCGCAGATACTTTAGAGTCAATTCTCGAACCAATAGCTACAGCCTTTAGTGATAGTTTCACTGCTGATGGCTGTATTTTGCAGTTGGTGGAAGGAAATGAATTAGCGAAGGTTCAAGGTTCTTATAGCCGTACTGCTACTACTATCAACTGGCTAGATAAAGACCTCTTGGTAAGTGAAGCGATCGCTACAGGAAAAGTCCAAACAGCTTTAAATGTGGCTAAAGAGCCTAAACTTGCTGGTATATCACACTATCAAGATACAGGTGTCCAAGCACATTTAGTTATCCCAATTACCTACCGCAATGGTATGTTAGGTGTGTTGTCACTCCAATGGCAACAACCTTGCTCTTTGCGAGAAGATGAACTGAACCTGATTAATTTATCGGCTCAATTAGTAGCGATCGCTCTGACTAGCAGTCGTTGCTATCAAGGAACTTTGTAG
- a CDS encoding glycosyltransferase family 39 protein: MINSRISLHYVSLFGAIALGAILRFWHLDLKPLWMDEVITSIFSLGKNYHDLPLDVLFPLQRVQEIFTFNPGVSCSQIATNVNTQSTHPPLFFCAMYQWLSWMTPLGTEWIAKLRSLPALLGVATIPAMYWLNRLAFSRSSGIIAALVMATSPFAVYLSQESRHYTAPMLLITLSLLGLIQIQQDIFRRSQFSFSVWLLWTIVNSIGLYVHYFFALAFIAEIATLILLIYKYKLNILIIQKTWLFLFISSTTVFISFIPWILGIFNHIQRNETNWLPTPNYISPLYQTLINWVLMTIALPVENQPLPVAIISVLLMVLFFVWLANQVFSGLRGLLLDSKTNIATNTLLTFTFFVILEFLIIIYFFGKDITVVPRYNFVYYPSFCVLLAVGINYSFKNKKLIPGFLIISIISCIFVVNNLAFQKPFLPEKVALNMNLEPSIPAMLVTGYGSYQDVALGLSFALALEPLRDTNKLDNFAFINQNSSAIPFWQKLSQLAIPDTSKLNLWIVAPGWRRRDYQQQVILSGQTVCNIDPTQHYRIGIPYQLYRCGKK; encoded by the coding sequence ATGATAAATAGCAGAATTTCTCTACATTATGTCAGTTTATTTGGGGCGATCGCCCTCGGCGCTATTTTGCGATTTTGGCATTTAGATTTAAAACCTTTATGGATGGATGAAGTAATTACTTCTATCTTTAGTTTAGGCAAAAATTATCATGATTTACCTTTGGATGTCTTATTTCCTCTACAACGCGTACAGGAAATTTTTACTTTTAATCCTGGTGTGAGTTGTTCACAAATCGCCACTAATGTTAATACACAGTCGACCCATCCACCCTTATTTTTTTGTGCGATGTACCAGTGGCTAAGTTGGATGACTCCTTTAGGAACAGAGTGGATTGCAAAATTGCGATCGCTTCCTGCTTTATTAGGTGTCGCTACAATCCCGGCGATGTATTGGCTAAATCGCCTTGCTTTTTCTCGGTCATCGGGAATTATCGCAGCCTTAGTTATGGCGACTTCACCTTTTGCTGTGTACCTTTCCCAAGAATCACGACACTATACTGCACCAATGTTGCTGATTACTTTGTCGTTGTTAGGACTAATTCAAATTCAGCAGGATATATTTAGGCGATCGCAGTTTAGTTTTTCGGTTTGGCTACTGTGGACAATAGTTAATAGCATTGGGCTTTATGTTCACTATTTTTTTGCTTTAGCATTTATTGCCGAAATTGCTACTTTAATCTTACTAATTTACAAATATAAGTTAAATATTTTAATTATCCAGAAAACTTGGTTATTTCTCTTTATTTCTAGCACTACAGTTTTCATTAGTTTCATTCCCTGGATATTAGGAATATTCAATCATATTCAGCGTAACGAAACAAATTGGTTGCCGACTCCTAACTATATTTCACCGTTATATCAAACTTTGATTAACTGGGTGTTGATGACAATTGCTCTACCTGTAGAAAATCAGCCTCTACCAGTAGCAATTATTAGTGTATTGCTGATGGTATTATTTTTTGTTTGGTTAGCAAATCAAGTATTCTCCGGATTACGAGGTTTGTTATTAGATAGTAAAACTAATATAGCGACAAATACGCTTTTGACGTTTACTTTTTTCGTAATTTTAGAATTTTTAATTATTATTTATTTCTTCGGTAAAGATATTACTGTTGTTCCCAGATATAACTTTGTTTATTACCCCAGCTTTTGCGTTCTGTTAGCAGTGGGGATTAATTATAGTTTCAAAAATAAAAAGTTAATTCCTGGTTTTTTAATTATTAGCATTATTAGTTGCATTTTTGTTGTTAATAATCTAGCTTTTCAAAAGCCTTTTCTCCCAGAAAAAGTGGCTCTAAATATGAATTTAGAGCCATCTATCCCAGCCATGTTGGTTACAGGATATGGCAGTTATCAAGATGTGGCACTAGGATTAAGTTTTGCTTTAGCTTTAGAGCCACTGAGAGATACAAACAAATTAGATAATTTTGCCTTTATTAATCAAAACTCTAGTGCAATTCCTTTCTGGCAAAAACTTTCGCAATTAGCTATTCCTGATACATCTAAATTAAATTTATGGATAGTGGCTCCTGGCTGGCGACGACGTGATTATCAACAGCAAGTAATTTTATCTGGGCAAACAGTTTGTAATATAGACCCTACACAACATTATAGAATTGGAATTCCTTATCAACTTTATCGGTGTGGGAAAAAATGA
- the ubiE gene encoding bifunctional demethylmenaquinone methyltransferase/2-methoxy-6-polyprenyl-1,4-benzoquinol methylase UbiE, with product MNQEIRAIFDSIAPVYDQLNNWLSLGQHRIWKEMAIKWSGAKSGDTCIDLCCGSGDLALRLARRVGNTGQVYGVDFSPNLLATAQERSQQQYPQPAVTWVEADVLNLPFEDNQFDAATMGYGLRNVTDILQSLREIHRVLQPGARAAILDFHRPNNEQLRAFQQWYLDSIVVPMAENLGLKEQYAYISPSLDRFPRGDEQKELALQAGFASVTHYPIVNGMMGVLVVSKF from the coding sequence ATGAATCAAGAAATTCGTGCCATTTTTGACAGTATTGCTCCAGTATATGACCAGCTAAATAATTGGTTGAGTCTGGGACAACACCGGATATGGAAGGAAATGGCTATTAAATGGAGTGGTGCTAAATCCGGTGACACTTGTATTGATTTGTGTTGTGGGAGTGGTGATTTAGCGTTGCGTTTGGCACGGCGTGTTGGCAATACAGGACAAGTGTATGGCGTAGATTTTTCACCTAACCTACTCGCAACTGCTCAAGAACGCTCTCAACAACAATATCCCCAGCCTGCCGTAACTTGGGTAGAAGCTGATGTCCTCAATTTGCCGTTTGAGGATAACCAATTTGATGCGGCGACAATGGGTTATGGGTTAAGAAATGTGACGGATATTCTCCAAAGCCTGAGAGAGATTCACCGGGTTTTGCAACCAGGTGCTAGGGCGGCAATTTTAGACTTTCATCGCCCCAATAACGAGCAATTACGGGCTTTTCAACAATGGTACTTGGATTCTATAGTTGTACCAATGGCTGAAAATTTGGGCTTAAAAGAACAGTATGCTTACATTAGCCCCAGCTTAGATCGTTTCCCTAGAGGAGACGAACAAAAAGAACTAGCCCTGCAAGCTGGTTTTGCATCAGTTACACACTACCCCATTGTGAACGGTATGATGGGAGTGTTAGTAGTCAGTAAATTTTAG